In one window of Duganella dendranthematis DNA:
- a CDS encoding pyridoxal phosphate-dependent aminotransferase, with the protein MKAELEPFHAIAISKQAHALKAEGRSIIHMEFGQPSTGAPQAAIARAHAVLDAESMGYWESAPLKQRLAQFYDERYGVAVHADQFILTCGASPALVLALSSMFSPGDRIAMARPGYVAYRNTLKALHMEPAEIACGAEVGFQLTAAALAAVEPAPHGVIIASPANPTGTLIRAKELQAIAEVCRARGIRIISDEIYHGLSYVEPAQTILAYEPQALVVSSFSKYFSMAGWRLGWLLAPPQHVDRAQAYCGNLFLTAPSLSQHAGLAAFDALDELDGHINVYRENRRLLLAALPELGLTTVAPPDGAFYIYASIAHLTDDSLAFCKRLLQDTGIASAPGIDFDPVDGKYFIRFSFAVSTAEIEEAIRRLKPWFAAQPRKD; encoded by the coding sequence ATGAAAGCAGAACTTGAACCCTTCCACGCCATCGCCATCAGCAAACAGGCTCACGCCTTGAAAGCTGAAGGTCGTTCGATCATCCACATGGAATTCGGCCAGCCGTCCACCGGCGCGCCGCAGGCCGCCATCGCCAGGGCACACGCCGTGCTGGACGCGGAAAGCATGGGCTACTGGGAAAGCGCGCCGCTGAAACAGCGGCTGGCGCAGTTTTACGACGAACGCTACGGCGTGGCGGTCCACGCCGACCAGTTCATCCTGACCTGCGGCGCCTCGCCGGCGCTGGTGCTGGCGCTCAGTTCGATGTTCTCGCCCGGCGACCGCATCGCCATGGCGCGGCCCGGCTACGTGGCCTACCGCAACACGCTAAAAGCGCTGCACATGGAGCCGGCGGAAATCGCCTGTGGCGCCGAGGTCGGTTTCCAGCTGACCGCCGCCGCACTGGCCGCTGTAGAACCCGCGCCGCACGGCGTCATCATCGCCAGCCCGGCCAATCCAACCGGCACGCTGATCAGGGCCAAAGAACTGCAAGCCATCGCGGAAGTCTGCCGCGCGCGCGGCATCCGCATCATCTCGGACGAGATTTACCACGGCCTCAGCTACGTCGAACCGGCGCAAACCATCCTCGCCTACGAACCGCAGGCGCTGGTGGTCAGCAGCTTCTCCAAATACTTCAGCATGGCCGGATGGCGACTCGGCTGGCTGCTGGCGCCACCGCAACACGTCGACCGCGCGCAAGCCTACTGCGGCAACCTGTTCCTGACCGCGCCATCGCTGAGCCAGCACGCCGGCCTGGCCGCCTTCGACGCACTGGATGAATTGGACGGCCACATCAACGTCTACCGCGAAAACCGCCGCCTGCTGCTGGCCGCGCTGCCCGAACTGGGCCTGACCACGGTGGCGCCGCCGGATGGTGCGTTCTACATCTACGCCAGCATCGCCCACCTGACCGACGACAGCCTGGCCTTCTGCAAGCGCCTGCTGCAAGACACCGGCATCGCCAGTGCGCCCGGCATCGACTTCGATCCGGTCGATGGTAAATACTTCATCCGCTTCAGTTTCGCCGTCTCCACGGCGGAAATCGAAGAAGCCATCCGCCGCCTCAAACCCTGGTTCGCGGCCCAACCCAGAAAGGACTGA
- the alaC gene encoding alanine transaminase, whose translation MTDTPTPRSFARIDRLPPYVFNVTAELKLAARRRGEDIIDMSMGNPDGATPPHIVSKLVDTVQRPDTHGYSASKGIPRLRRAISRWYKTRYDVEFDPDSEAIVTIGSKEGLAHLMLATLDQGDTVLVPNPSYPIHIWGAVIAGANIRSVRMTPGVDFFDELERAVRESYPKPKMMILGFPSNPTAQCVELEFFERVVALARQHNILVIHDLAYADIVFDGWKAPSIMQVPGAREVAVEFFTLSKSYNMAGWRVGFMVGNKELVAALARIKSYHDYGSFTPVQVAAIAALEGDQHCVSEICAQYQSRRDVLHKGLLEAGWPVDKPKASMYIWARIPEAYRHLGSLEFAKLLLAEAKVCVSPGIGFGEYGDEYVRFALIENEARIRQGLRGIKAMLRKTSA comes from the coding sequence ATGACTGACACCCCAACTCCGCGCAGCTTTGCGCGTATTGATCGCCTGCCTCCCTACGTTTTCAATGTCACCGCCGAACTCAAGCTGGCGGCGCGCCGGCGCGGCGAAGACATCATCGATATGTCGATGGGCAATCCAGACGGCGCTACGCCGCCGCACATTGTGAGCAAGCTGGTCGACACCGTGCAACGGCCCGACACCCACGGCTATTCGGCCTCCAAAGGCATTCCGCGGCTGCGCCGCGCCATCTCGCGCTGGTACAAAACGCGTTACGACGTCGAATTCGATCCCGACTCGGAAGCCATCGTCACCATCGGTTCCAAGGAAGGGCTGGCGCACCTGATGCTGGCCACGCTGGACCAGGGCGACACGGTGCTGGTGCCCAATCCCAGCTACCCGATCCATATCTGGGGCGCGGTGATCGCCGGCGCGAATATCCGCTCGGTGCGCATGACGCCCGGTGTCGACTTCTTCGACGAACTGGAACGCGCGGTGCGCGAGAGCTACCCCAAGCCGAAGATGATGATCCTCGGCTTCCCATCCAATCCCACCGCGCAGTGCGTGGAGCTGGAATTCTTCGAGCGCGTGGTGGCGCTGGCCAGGCAGCACAACATCCTGGTGATACACGACCTGGCCTACGCCGACATCGTATTCGACGGCTGGAAAGCGCCGTCCATCATGCAGGTGCCCGGCGCGCGCGAGGTGGCGGTAGAATTCTTCACACTGTCCAAGAGCTACAATATGGCCGGCTGGCGCGTCGGCTTCATGGTCGGCAACAAGGAGCTGGTGGCGGCGCTGGCGCGCATCAAGAGCTACCACGACTACGGCAGCTTTACGCCGGTGCAGGTGGCGGCGATTGCCGCGCTGGAGGGCGACCAGCATTGCGTCAGCGAGATCTGCGCGCAGTACCAGAGCCGGCGCGACGTGCTGCACAAAGGCCTGCTGGAAGCCGGCTGGCCGGTCGACAAGCCGAAAGCCTCGATGTACATCTGGGCCCGCATTCCGGAAGCGTATCGCCATCTCGGCTCGCTGGAATTCGCCAAGCTGCTGCTGGCCGAGGCCAAGGTTTGCGTTTCCCCCGGCATCGGCTTCGGGGAGTATGGCGACGAGTACGTGCGTTTTGCGCTGATCGAGAACGAAGCGCGCATCCGCCAGGGCCTGCGTGGCATCAAAGCCATGTTGCGCAAAACTTCCGCATAA
- a CDS encoding DUF748 domain-containing protein has protein sequence MAIRWKRWGIGAVSAVGVYALAGAWLLPSVIKSQLPKYAETELERKASIGQLSFNPFTLRLEAQDVRFTEADGAPLFAVGGLAVEMQWRSLFRRAWSFAEIRITQPGVQLAIAKDGKFNIAEFLKTLEKHKKPDEPDSPMPRLVIEHFVLDNGQVAMHDKHAGYDDTFTPITFALNNLSTLPDENGDYTLNADAGLGGKLSWKGVAAVNPIGGSGVLTLENVALPGLATYLKSFSRVVVEEGKLSARLPYKFGYKDGKLEASLAGAGLTLSDLSLKRGADAAFVKVRQLAVGDVGVDLLKQSVSVGSLQLNGGALTVRRDAMGELDVANLTLPAQVAPPTPAPAKPAPAAAKGSWKLQFKQIGLDAVAINYFDQTVSPALKVSTDNAQLKLALQLDGSKLNIADADFSMDNLSMSAGSQAPLRLSRVGFEDATLDLDAHKANVGRLYADGGQLDLSRDAKGQFLFLNTLPKAGSGGAAAAKSPTPAPASASTPWEAAIKSVELNKFGARFDDASTGIKINLQDFNLKVRDASTDLKKPLAFEGGVGLREGGQLVAKGKVVPSTGAVDTDLKLSKLALAPVQPLLGKYIKLKIADGAINAQGHLRTGAGGSKTDPALRYDGSFEVAQLSLNELDNDRFAHWSSVRADKLALSLKPDLLDVAELRVIEPTAILIIENDRSFNAQRLLVEPPAPAAAASSSAPAVAATPAASEPFPVRIRRVRLQDAKLDFTDLSLRPQFGAHIYELNGIITGLSSKRDARSQIELDGRVDEYGQARVRGQLNPFVPADNTDLNVIFKNIDMVAASPYSMKFAGYKIAQGKISLDLQYKVRNGQLDGNNQVLLDNLTLGERIDSPDALKLPLELALAILKDSNGRIDLGIPVAGNMNDPSFSYGAVVWKALGNIMTKIVTSPFRALGNLFGVSGDKLEAVEFDAGSDVVQPPEREKLKQVAQILAKKPDLKLSVPGLYSEANDGAALRAQVLRRAVLVKADIKLAAAEQPGPLDIGQRKVRTALRDLYAERFGAAELDKEKKAAEASAGVTDAAAAGDTASAAPAGTAAKKLPMLQRLGKLVQGEPQVADATAFYGKLQARLEQNQPLAKDALSQLGAQRAAAVVAVLKEAGATTVSAAAPATTDSAAGKPVAVKLELSAK, from the coding sequence ATGGCAATACGTTGGAAGCGGTGGGGCATTGGTGCGGTGAGCGCTGTCGGTGTGTATGCATTGGCGGGAGCATGGCTGTTGCCGAGTGTGATCAAAAGCCAACTGCCCAAGTATGCCGAGACCGAACTGGAGCGCAAAGCCAGCATCGGCCAGCTCAGTTTTAATCCTTTCACGTTGCGCCTGGAGGCGCAGGATGTGCGCTTCACCGAGGCTGACGGCGCGCCGCTGTTTGCGGTCGGCGGGCTGGCGGTGGAGATGCAGTGGCGTTCGCTGTTCCGCCGCGCCTGGAGTTTTGCCGAGATTCGCATCACGCAGCCCGGCGTGCAGCTGGCGATTGCCAAGGACGGCAAGTTCAATATCGCTGAATTCCTGAAGACGCTGGAAAAGCACAAGAAGCCGGATGAGCCGGATTCGCCGATGCCGCGTCTGGTGATCGAACACTTTGTGCTGGATAACGGCCAGGTGGCCATGCATGACAAGCATGCCGGCTATGACGATACTTTCACGCCGATCACTTTCGCGCTAAACAACCTGAGCACGCTGCCGGATGAGAACGGCGATTACACGCTGAACGCGGATGCGGGCCTCGGTGGCAAGTTGTCCTGGAAAGGTGTGGCGGCAGTGAACCCAATTGGCGGCAGCGGTGTGCTGACGCTGGAGAATGTCGCCTTGCCCGGCCTGGCGACGTATCTGAAGTCGTTCTCGCGCGTCGTAGTGGAGGAGGGCAAGTTGTCCGCCAGGCTGCCGTACAAGTTTGGCTACAAAGATGGCAAGCTGGAAGCCAGTTTGGCTGGCGCTGGTCTGACGCTGAGCGATCTGTCGCTGAAGCGTGGCGCGGATGCGGCGTTTGTGAAGGTCAGGCAGCTGGCGGTTGGCGACGTGGGCGTCGATTTGCTGAAACAGTCGGTCAGCGTTGGCAGCTTGCAGTTGAACGGCGGCGCGCTGACCGTGCGGCGTGATGCAATGGGCGAGCTGGATGTGGCGAATTTGACGTTGCCGGCGCAGGTAGCGCCGCCTACTCCGGCGCCGGCCAAGCCAGCGCCTGCTGCGGCCAAGGGCAGCTGGAAACTGCAATTCAAGCAGATCGGCCTGGATGCAGTGGCAATCAATTACTTCGATCAGACCGTAAGTCCGGCGCTGAAAGTCAGCACCGACAACGCCCAGCTGAAACTGGCATTGCAGCTGGACGGTAGCAAACTGAACATCGCCGATGCAGATTTCTCGATGGATAACCTGTCGATGAGCGCCGGTTCGCAAGCACCGCTCAGGCTGTCGCGTGTTGGCTTTGAAGACGCTACGCTGGATCTGGATGCGCACAAGGCCAATGTGGGACGTTTGTATGCGGACGGCGGGCAGCTCGATTTGTCGCGGGATGCCAAGGGCCAGTTCCTGTTCCTGAACACGCTGCCGAAGGCGGGCAGTGGCGGAGCGGCAGCGGCCAAGTCGCCAACGCCTGCGCCGGCATCGGCCAGCACGCCGTGGGAAGCCGCCATCAAGTCGGTCGAGCTGAACAAGTTCGGCGCTCGCTTTGATGATGCCAGCACTGGCATCAAAATCAATTTGCAGGACTTCAATCTGAAAGTTCGCGACGCCAGCACCGACCTGAAAAAGCCGTTGGCGTTTGAAGGCGGCGTCGGCCTGCGCGAAGGCGGCCAACTGGTCGCCAAGGGCAAGGTCGTGCCGTCCACCGGCGCGGTCGATACCGATCTGAAGCTGAGTAAACTGGCGTTGGCGCCAGTGCAGCCGCTGCTTGGCAAGTACATCAAGCTGAAAATCGCCGACGGCGCCATTAACGCGCAAGGCCACCTGCGCACTGGCGCGGGTGGCAGCAAGACCGATCCGGCGCTGCGCTATGACGGTTCTTTTGAAGTGGCCCAGCTGTCGCTGAATGAACTGGATAATGACCGCTTCGCCCACTGGTCCAGCGTGCGTGCAGACAAGCTGGCGTTGAGCCTCAAGCCGGACTTGCTGGATGTGGCCGAATTGCGCGTGATCGAGCCGACCGCGATTCTGATTATCGAAAATGATCGCAGCTTCAATGCGCAGCGTTTGCTGGTGGAGCCGCCGGCGCCGGCCGCCGCTGCATCCTCATCTGCCCCTGCGGTTGCCGCAACGCCAGCAGCCAGTGAGCCATTCCCGGTCCGCATCCGCCGCGTACGTCTGCAGGACGCCAAGCTAGACTTCACCGACCTCAGCCTGCGTCCGCAATTCGGCGCGCACATTTACGAGCTGAACGGCATCATCACCGGTCTGTCGTCCAAGCGCGATGCGCGCAGCCAGATCGAGCTGGATGGCCGCGTTGACGAGTACGGCCAGGCGCGCGTGCGTGGCCAGCTGAACCCGTTCGTACCAGCCGATAACACCGACTTGAACGTGATCTTCAAGAACATCGACATGGTGGCGGCCTCGCCGTACAGCATGAAGTTCGCCGGCTACAAAATCGCGCAAGGCAAGATCTCGCTGGACTTGCAATACAAAGTGCGCAATGGCCAATTGGATGGCAACAATCAGGTGCTGCTGGATAACCTGACCTTGGGCGAACGCATCGACAGCCCTGACGCGCTGAAGTTGCCGCTGGAGCTGGCGCTGGCCATCCTCAAGGACAGTAACGGCCGCATCGATCTCGGCATCCCGGTGGCGGGCAATATGAACGACCCGAGCTTCAGCTATGGCGCGGTGGTGTGGAAGGCGTTGGGCAACATCATGACCAAGATAGTGACCTCGCCATTCCGCGCGCTGGGCAATCTGTTTGGCGTCAGCGGCGACAAGTTGGAAGCAGTGGAGTTCGACGCCGGCAGCGATGTTGTTCAACCGCCGGAGCGTGAGAAGCTGAAGCAGGTCGCGCAGATTCTGGCGAAGAAGCCGGACTTAAAACTTTCCGTGCCGGGCCTGTATAGCGAGGCCAATGATGGCGCCGCGTTGCGCGCGCAAGTGTTGCGTCGCGCTGTACTGGTCAAGGCAGACATCAAGCTGGCGGCAGCCGAGCAACCGGGGCCGCTGGATATCGGCCAGCGCAAAGTGCGCACCGCGCTGCGTGACCTGTACGCCGAACGCTTCGGCGCTGCCGAGTTGGACAAGGAGAAGAAGGCGGCCGAGGCCAGTGCCGGCGTTACCGATGCTGCCGCTGCCGGCGACACCGCCTCCGCCGCGCCCGCTGGCACCGCCGCGAAGAAGCTGCCGATGTTGCAGCGACTGGGCAAACTGGTGCAGGGCGAGCCGCAGGTGGCGGACGCCACGGCCTTCTACGGCAAGCTGCAAGCGCGTCTGGAGCAGAATCAGCCGTTAGCCAAGGACGCCTTGTCGCAACTGGGAGCGCAGCGTGCCGCAGCAGTGGTCGCGGTGCTGAAGGAAGCCGGCGCAACCACGGTGTCGGCCGCCGCACCAGCCACCACTGACAGCGCCGCCGGTAAGCCAGTCGCGGTGAAGCTGGAACTGTCGGCGAAATAA
- a CDS encoding EamA family transporter: protein MTESNKHPAGSPVLAGLALLCSQLSLNLGAAIAKQLFPSIGVEGVTAYRVGMSALVMLLIFRPWRTPLTLKQVLNVAIYGSVIGLMNLLIYRAFSRIPMGIAVAIEVAGPLTVAVLSSHRPRDFVAVCLAAVGLYFLLPIHGQVDQLDPVGVAYAAGAAVCWALYIVYGKRVSSMSGGQSVAWGMLAASLFIVPIGVAHAGALLLTPSFMLVGLAIAVMSSALPYTLEMLSMRRLSSRTFSMFSSAAPALSALAGMVVLGEHLTLIQWLAIGAIVMASALTSLR, encoded by the coding sequence ATGACTGAATCGAATAAACACCCCGCCGGCAGTCCCGTGCTGGCGGGGCTGGCGCTGCTGTGCAGCCAGCTGTCGTTGAACCTCGGCGCGGCGATTGCCAAGCAACTGTTTCCCAGCATCGGTGTGGAAGGCGTGACGGCGTATCGCGTCGGCATGTCGGCGCTGGTGATGCTGCTGATCTTCCGTCCGTGGCGCACGCCGCTGACGCTGAAACAGGTACTTAACGTCGCCATCTACGGCTCAGTGATCGGCCTGATGAATCTGCTGATCTACCGCGCCTTTTCCCGCATCCCGATGGGCATCGCCGTGGCGATTGAAGTGGCTGGGCCACTGACAGTGGCGGTGCTGTCGTCGCATCGTCCGCGCGATTTCGTCGCCGTGTGCCTGGCGGCGGTCGGCCTGTATTTCCTGTTGCCGATCCATGGCCAGGTCGATCAGCTCGATCCGGTGGGTGTGGCGTATGCCGCCGGCGCGGCGGTGTGCTGGGCCTTGTACATCGTCTACGGCAAGCGGGTGTCGTCGATGTCGGGCGGGCAGTCGGTGGCATGGGGCATGTTGGCGGCGTCGCTGTTCATCGTGCCGATTGGCGTGGCGCATGCGGGTGCGTTGTTGCTGACGCCGTCCTTCATGCTGGTCGGGCTGGCGATTGCGGTGATGTCCAGCGCCTTGCCGTACACGCTGGAGATGCTGTCGATGCGCAGGCTGTCGTCGCGCACGTTCAGTATGTTCAGCAGCGCGGCGCCGGCGCTCAGCGCGCTGGCCGGCATGGTCGTGCTGGGCGAGCATTTGACGCTGATCCAGTGGCTGGCCATTGGCGCCATCGTGATGGCGTCGGCACTGACTTCCTTGCGCTAG